A stretch of Bombus huntii isolate Logan2020A chromosome 7, iyBomHunt1.1, whole genome shotgun sequence DNA encodes these proteins:
- the LOC126867552 gene encoding orexin receptor type 2-like isoform X2, which translates to MHPLELVIVGWLALVISTLVDAIDYLDDYSAMDYTDESDIDYNTTNCTNSYCISNEEYVDRMINYIFPKFWDWVLIASHSIVFVVGLVGNALVCIAVYRNHSMRTVTNYFIVNLAVADFLVLLLCLPFTVLWDITETWFLGLTLCKAVPYLQTVSVTVSILTLTFISIDRWYAICFPLRFKSTTGRAKSAIIGIWAIALLFDIPDLVVLHTVPPTHIKIKTVLFTQCDISWSQRSQVAFTIVKLIFLYTGPLIFMSVAYWQIVKVLWRSNIPGHNLPSRASQMSQIPSTGGGNPEVQLRSRRKAAKMLVTVVITFAICYFPVHLLSVLRYTTTLPSNKWINAISLIAHGLCYFNSAVNPLIYNFMSGKFRQEFGRTFRECTPLNPTNDRRPNQQPSYAYMANECRSASQSRREQF; encoded by the exons atgcATCCTCTTGAGTTAGTGATCGTGGGATGGCTGGCATTGGTGATATCCACGTTGGTCGATGCCATCGATTATTTGGACGACTACTCAGCGATGGATTACACCGACGAATCGGACATCGATTACAATACCACGAATTGCACCAATAGTTATTGTATCTCAAACGAAGAGTACGTGGATCGtatgataaattatatattccCCAAGTTTTGGGACTGGGTGTTGATCGCGTCGCATAGCATTGTTTTCGTGGTCGGCCTAGTCGGGAATGCGCTAGTTTGTATCGCGGTTTACAGGAACCATTCTATGAGAACGGtgacaaattattttattgtcaaTTTAGCTGTGGCCGATTTCCTAGTTTTATTGCTTTGTCTTCCGTTCACCGTACTGTGGGACATCACCGAAACCTGGTTTCTAGGTTTGACCTTGTGCAAAGCCGTGCCATATCTCCAG ACAGTGTCCGTGACCGTGAGCATATTGACCCTAACTTTTATATCGATAGATCGATGGTACGCTATATGCTTTCCCCTGAGATTTAAGTCTACCACTGGACGAGCAAAAAGTGCGATCATCGGAATTTGGGCGATAGCCCTTCTATTTG ATATTCCAGATCTCGTGGTGTTGCATACCGTCCCACCTACGCACATCAAAATAAAGACCGTTTTATTCACGCAATGCGACATATCCTGGAGTCAAAGGAGCCAGGTCGCCTTTACTATCGTCAAACTAATTTTCCTTTATACCGGACCTTTGATCTTCATGAGCGTAGCCTATTGGCAGATTGTAAAAGTCCTTTGGAGGAGCAACATTCCAGGACATAATT TACCGTCACGAGCATCCCAGATGAGCCAGATCCCATCGACCGGTGGCGGAAATCCGGAAGTGCAGCTGAGATCTCGACGAAAGGCGGCAAAAATGTTAGTCACGGTGGTCATCACATTTGCGATTTGCTATTTCCCTGTGCACTTACTCTCCGTTTTAAG GTATACCACCACATTACCATCCAATAAATGGATAAACGCCATCAGCTTAATCGCGCATGGCCTATGCTATTTCAATAGTGCAGTTAATCCTCTGATCTACAACTTCATGAGCG GTAAGTTCCGGCAGGAGTTTGGTCGTACATTCCGAGAATGCACGCCTTTGAACCCCACGAACGATCGCAGGCCAAACCAGCAACCCAGCTACGCTTACATGGCAAACGAATGTCGATCTGCATCGCAAAGTCGTCGTGAACAATTCTGA
- the LOC126867552 gene encoding orexin receptor type 2-like isoform X3: MHPLELVIVGWLALVISTLVDAIDYLDDYSAMDYTDESDIDYNTTNCTNSYCISNEEYVDRMINYIFPKFWDWVLIASHSIVFVVGLVGNALVCIAVYRNHSMRTVTNYFIVNLAVADFLVLLLCLPFTVLWDITETWFLGLTLCKAVPYLQTVSVTVSILTLTFISIDRWYAICFPLRFKSTTGRAKSAIIGIWAIALLFDIPDLVVLHTVPPTHIKIKTVLFTQCDISWSQRSQVAFTIVKLIFLYTGPLIFMSVAYWQIVKVLWRSNIPGHNLPSRASQMSQIPSTGGGNPEVQLRSRRKAAKMLVTVVITFAICYFPVHLLSVLRYTTTLPSNKWINAISLIAHGLCYFNSAVNPLIYNFMSETMATVKAKGDIQRMVCRPNQQPSYAYMANECRSASQSRREQF, encoded by the exons atgcATCCTCTTGAGTTAGTGATCGTGGGATGGCTGGCATTGGTGATATCCACGTTGGTCGATGCCATCGATTATTTGGACGACTACTCAGCGATGGATTACACCGACGAATCGGACATCGATTACAATACCACGAATTGCACCAATAGTTATTGTATCTCAAACGAAGAGTACGTGGATCGtatgataaattatatattccCCAAGTTTTGGGACTGGGTGTTGATCGCGTCGCATAGCATTGTTTTCGTGGTCGGCCTAGTCGGGAATGCGCTAGTTTGTATCGCGGTTTACAGGAACCATTCTATGAGAACGGtgacaaattattttattgtcaaTTTAGCTGTGGCCGATTTCCTAGTTTTATTGCTTTGTCTTCCGTTCACCGTACTGTGGGACATCACCGAAACCTGGTTTCTAGGTTTGACCTTGTGCAAAGCCGTGCCATATCTCCAG ACAGTGTCCGTGACCGTGAGCATATTGACCCTAACTTTTATATCGATAGATCGATGGTACGCTATATGCTTTCCCCTGAGATTTAAGTCTACCACTGGACGAGCAAAAAGTGCGATCATCGGAATTTGGGCGATAGCCCTTCTATTTG ATATTCCAGATCTCGTGGTGTTGCATACCGTCCCACCTACGCACATCAAAATAAAGACCGTTTTATTCACGCAATGCGACATATCCTGGAGTCAAAGGAGCCAGGTCGCCTTTACTATCGTCAAACTAATTTTCCTTTATACCGGACCTTTGATCTTCATGAGCGTAGCCTATTGGCAGATTGTAAAAGTCCTTTGGAGGAGCAACATTCCAGGACATAATT TACCGTCACGAGCATCCCAGATGAGCCAGATCCCATCGACCGGTGGCGGAAATCCGGAAGTGCAGCTGAGATCTCGACGAAAGGCGGCAAAAATGTTAGTCACGGTGGTCATCACATTTGCGATTTGCTATTTCCCTGTGCACTTACTCTCCGTTTTAAG GTATACCACCACATTACCATCCAATAAATGGATAAACGCCATCAGCTTAATCGCGCATGGCCTATGCTATTTCAATAGTGCAGTTAATCCTCTGATCTACAACTTCATGAGCG AAACGATGGCAACGGTGAAAGCAAAAGGAGATATTCAGCGTATGGTTTGCAG GCCAAACCAGCAACCCAGCTACGCTTACATGGCAAACGAATGTCGATCTGCATCGCAAAGTCGTCGTGAACAATTCTGA
- the LOC126867854 gene encoding protein cornichon homolog 4: MGLISEPLLFVLALIDTGSVLFLLVYFVITLSDLECDYLNAQQCCSKLNKWVVPKLVAHSVLEFLLLTHGQLILCLVNLPMTLWLLYEYFGVPSGNMGVYDPTEIHNRGQLKRHARDCMIHLGYYLIFFFIYLYCMIIALLKGDPINRNDEGLLHTN, translated from the exons ATGGGTCTAATATCTGAGCCGTTGTTGTTTGTACTTGCTTTAATCGATACCGGTTCAGTACTTTTCCTTTTGGTATATTTT GTCATAACTCTATCAGATTTAGAATGTGATTATTTGAATGCTCAACAGTGTTGTTCAAAGTTAAACAAG TGGGTGGTACCAAAGCTTGTAGCACATTCAGTCTTAGAATTTTTACTCTTAACACATGGACAATTAATATTGTGCTTAGTGAACTTGCCTATGACACTATGGTTACTCTATGAATACTTTGGAGTACCTAGTGGTAATATGGGAGTTTATGATCCTACAGAAATCCATAATCGTGGACAATTAAAAAGGCATGCAAGAGACTGTATGATCCATCTTGGATATTAcctaattttcttttttatttatctttactG CATGATCATTGCATTATTAAAAGGAGATCCAATTAACAGAAATGATGAAGGATTGTTACATACGAATTGA
- the LOC126867552 gene encoding orexin receptor type 2-like isoform X1 has product MHPLELVIVGWLALVISTLVDAIDYLDDYSAMDYTDESDIDYNTTNCTNSYCISNEEYVDRMINYIFPKFWDWVLIASHSIVFVVGLVGNALVCIAVYRNHSMRTVTNYFIVNLAVADFLVLLLCLPFTVLWDITETWFLGLTLCKAVPYLQTVSVTVSILTLTFISIDRWYAICFPLRFKSTTGRAKSAIIGIWAIALLFDIPDLVVLHTVPPTHIKIKTVLFTQCDISWSQRSQVAFTIVKLIFLYTGPLIFMSVAYWQIVKVLWRSNIPGHNLPSRASQMSQIPSTGGGNPEVQLRSRRKAAKMLVTVVITFAICYFPVHLLSVLRYTTTLPSNKWINAISLIAHGLCYFNSAVNPLIYNFMSGKFRKAFRRTFRCARENGSRIQRGYLASTSNFPRIKSRTTTIRTTFKNNNNLQRNTEIIPLSAITTIQQNEKHD; this is encoded by the exons atgcATCCTCTTGAGTTAGTGATCGTGGGATGGCTGGCATTGGTGATATCCACGTTGGTCGATGCCATCGATTATTTGGACGACTACTCAGCGATGGATTACACCGACGAATCGGACATCGATTACAATACCACGAATTGCACCAATAGTTATTGTATCTCAAACGAAGAGTACGTGGATCGtatgataaattatatattccCCAAGTTTTGGGACTGGGTGTTGATCGCGTCGCATAGCATTGTTTTCGTGGTCGGCCTAGTCGGGAATGCGCTAGTTTGTATCGCGGTTTACAGGAACCATTCTATGAGAACGGtgacaaattattttattgtcaaTTTAGCTGTGGCCGATTTCCTAGTTTTATTGCTTTGTCTTCCGTTCACCGTACTGTGGGACATCACCGAAACCTGGTTTCTAGGTTTGACCTTGTGCAAAGCCGTGCCATATCTCCAG ACAGTGTCCGTGACCGTGAGCATATTGACCCTAACTTTTATATCGATAGATCGATGGTACGCTATATGCTTTCCCCTGAGATTTAAGTCTACCACTGGACGAGCAAAAAGTGCGATCATCGGAATTTGGGCGATAGCCCTTCTATTTG ATATTCCAGATCTCGTGGTGTTGCATACCGTCCCACCTACGCACATCAAAATAAAGACCGTTTTATTCACGCAATGCGACATATCCTGGAGTCAAAGGAGCCAGGTCGCCTTTACTATCGTCAAACTAATTTTCCTTTATACCGGACCTTTGATCTTCATGAGCGTAGCCTATTGGCAGATTGTAAAAGTCCTTTGGAGGAGCAACATTCCAGGACATAATT TACCGTCACGAGCATCCCAGATGAGCCAGATCCCATCGACCGGTGGCGGAAATCCGGAAGTGCAGCTGAGATCTCGACGAAAGGCGGCAAAAATGTTAGTCACGGTGGTCATCACATTTGCGATTTGCTATTTCCCTGTGCACTTACTCTCCGTTTTAAG GTATACCACCACATTACCATCCAATAAATGGATAAACGCCATCAGCTTAATCGCGCATGGCCTATGCTATTTCAATAGTGCAGTTAATCCTCTGATCTACAACTTCATGAGCG GGAAATTTCGGAAGGCGTTTAGGCGTACATTTCGCTGTGCTCGAGAGAATGGTTCTCGAATACAGCGTGGATATCTTGCGAGCACATCTAATTTTCCTCGAATAAAATCTCGGACCACGACGATACGAACGACGTTTAAGAATAACAATAACCTTCAACGAAATACCGAAATTATACCTCTCAGTGCTATAACCACTATTCAGCAGAATGAAAAACACGATTGA
- the LOC126867851 gene encoding protein croquemort-like isoform X2 codes for MMTIRKKLLIIFSIGLVLTIIGLTTGILWFMIYSSILNTQLSLTPTSTSYKLWEITPIPMYLKIYMFNLTNYEDFISNNESKTKPNFVEMGPYVFREVDYKVEQKWHDNDTITYQRKRVWHFDKSLSKGDLNDKVTNINPVTASVGYALRHKKPILRDIVDRVMKSVGQQLIITKSVNELLFEGYEDIMLKIAQKINFTEIPFTKFAWFYGRNGSASYDGTFNMLTGKSNLLDVGIVKEWNFNNRVSYYPGECGEIRGTNGDLWPPLPDNKTVSFFVPDICTSMSVTYDNTTIHEGLIGAKYISDDTIFDNGSIVPSRSCYCEGECVPSGALNISLCKWGAPAFISLPHFYLADPSYRENINGMKPSKEKHELSISIEPKTGVPLYVHAQLQLNLLMQPDHEMSMFKNIKKTFIPMLWFTQEAYLTSNYAHIIKFIIILESLGSITCYGIACIGILIISTGIFLYIKHGLGEEENQVLLSNKSNENDDIGTVNE; via the exons ATGATGACGATTCGTAAAAAACTTCTTATCATTTTTTCAATAGGTTTAGTATTAACAATTATTGGATTAACTACTGGAATTCTTTGGTTTATGATTTATTCATCGATCTTAAACACG caATTATCTTTAACACCGACGTCTACAAGCTACAAGCTGTGGGAAATAACGCCAATTCCTATGTATCTGAAAATATACATGTTCAATTTAACTAACTATGAAGATTTCATTTCAAATAATGAATCTAAAACAAAACCAAATTTTGTGGAAATGGGTCCTTATGTATTTAG gGAAGTTGACTATAAGGTAGAACAAAAATGGCATGACAATGATACCATAACATATCAAAGGAAAAGGGTATGGCATTTTGATAAATCTCTATCAAAAGGAGATTTAAATGATAAAGTAACTAATATAAATCCTGTAACTGCT AGTGTCGGATATGCATTAAGACATAAAAAACCTATTCTCCGTGATATAGTAGATAGAGTAATGAAATCAGTAGGACAACAGTTAATAATTACCAAGTCTGTTAATGAATTACTTTTTGAAGGCTATGAAGATATTATGTTAAAAATAgcacaaaaaattaatttcacagAAATTCCATTTACCAAATTTGCTTGGTTTTATGGG CGAAATGGTTCTGCATCCTATGATGGAACATTCAATATGTTAACTGGTAAATCTAATTTACTCGATGTAGGAATAGTCAAAGAAtggaattttaataacagAGTAAGTTATTATCCTGGAGAATGTGGAGAAATAAGAGGAACAAATGGTGATTTGTGGCCACCATTACCTGATAATAAAACTGTATCTTTCTTTGTACCTGATATTTGCAC GAGTATGTCAGTAACATATGATAATACAACTATTCACGAAGGATTAATAGGAGCTAAATATATTAGTGACGATACAATATTTGACAATGGTTCAATAGTACCATCGCGTTCGTGTTATTGCGAAGGAGAATGCGTTCCCTCTGGagcattaaatatttcattatgcAAATGGGGTGCTCCAGCATTCATCAGTTTACCACATTTTTATTTGGCCGATCCAAGTTACAGGGAAAATATCAATGGAATGAAACCTAGTAAAGAAAAACACGAACTTTCAATATCCATAGAACCG AAAACGGGCGTTCCACTGTACGTGCATGCACAACTACAATTAAATTTGTTGATGCAACCTGACCATGAGATGTC catgtttaagaatattaaaaaaacatttatacCAATGTTATGGTTTACTCAGGAAGCTTATCTGACAAGTAATTATGCtcatataattaaatttatcattattttgGAATCTCTGGGCAGCATAACTTGTTATGGTATTGCCTGTATTggcattttaattatttctaccGGCATTTTTTTGTACATTAAGCATGGTTTGGGTGAAGAAGAAAATCAAGTTTTATTGTCAAACAAATCTAATGAAAATGATGATATTGGTACTGTTAATGAATGA
- the LOC126867851 gene encoding protein croquemort-like isoform X1 produces the protein MLYTFTVLIDLSSTFTDISPPKKPDKMMTIRKKLLIIFSIGLVLTIIGLTTGILWFMIYSSILNTQLSLTPTSTSYKLWEITPIPMYLKIYMFNLTNYEDFISNNESKTKPNFVEMGPYVFREVDYKVEQKWHDNDTITYQRKRVWHFDKSLSKGDLNDKVTNINPVTASVGYALRHKKPILRDIVDRVMKSVGQQLIITKSVNELLFEGYEDIMLKIAQKINFTEIPFTKFAWFYGRNGSASYDGTFNMLTGKSNLLDVGIVKEWNFNNRVSYYPGECGEIRGTNGDLWPPLPDNKTVSFFVPDICTSMSVTYDNTTIHEGLIGAKYISDDTIFDNGSIVPSRSCYCEGECVPSGALNISLCKWGAPAFISLPHFYLADPSYRENINGMKPSKEKHELSISIEPKTGVPLYVHAQLQLNLLMQPDHEMSMFKNIKKTFIPMLWFTQEAYLTSNYAHIIKFIIILESLGSITCYGIACIGILIISTGIFLYIKHGLGEEENQVLLSNKSNENDDIGTVNE, from the exons atgcTTTACACATTTACAGTACTTATCGATCTTTCTTCAACTTTCACCGATATTTCTCC GCCAAAGAAACCAGATAAAATGATGACGATTCGTAAAAAACTTCTTATCATTTTTTCAATAGGTTTAGTATTAACAATTATTGGATTAACTACTGGAATTCTTTGGTTTATGATTTATTCATCGATCTTAAACACG caATTATCTTTAACACCGACGTCTACAAGCTACAAGCTGTGGGAAATAACGCCAATTCCTATGTATCTGAAAATATACATGTTCAATTTAACTAACTATGAAGATTTCATTTCAAATAATGAATCTAAAACAAAACCAAATTTTGTGGAAATGGGTCCTTATGTATTTAG gGAAGTTGACTATAAGGTAGAACAAAAATGGCATGACAATGATACCATAACATATCAAAGGAAAAGGGTATGGCATTTTGATAAATCTCTATCAAAAGGAGATTTAAATGATAAAGTAACTAATATAAATCCTGTAACTGCT AGTGTCGGATATGCATTAAGACATAAAAAACCTATTCTCCGTGATATAGTAGATAGAGTAATGAAATCAGTAGGACAACAGTTAATAATTACCAAGTCTGTTAATGAATTACTTTTTGAAGGCTATGAAGATATTATGTTAAAAATAgcacaaaaaattaatttcacagAAATTCCATTTACCAAATTTGCTTGGTTTTATGGG CGAAATGGTTCTGCATCCTATGATGGAACATTCAATATGTTAACTGGTAAATCTAATTTACTCGATGTAGGAATAGTCAAAGAAtggaattttaataacagAGTAAGTTATTATCCTGGAGAATGTGGAGAAATAAGAGGAACAAATGGTGATTTGTGGCCACCATTACCTGATAATAAAACTGTATCTTTCTTTGTACCTGATATTTGCAC GAGTATGTCAGTAACATATGATAATACAACTATTCACGAAGGATTAATAGGAGCTAAATATATTAGTGACGATACAATATTTGACAATGGTTCAATAGTACCATCGCGTTCGTGTTATTGCGAAGGAGAATGCGTTCCCTCTGGagcattaaatatttcattatgcAAATGGGGTGCTCCAGCATTCATCAGTTTACCACATTTTTATTTGGCCGATCCAAGTTACAGGGAAAATATCAATGGAATGAAACCTAGTAAAGAAAAACACGAACTTTCAATATCCATAGAACCG AAAACGGGCGTTCCACTGTACGTGCATGCACAACTACAATTAAATTTGTTGATGCAACCTGACCATGAGATGTC catgtttaagaatattaaaaaaacatttatacCAATGTTATGGTTTACTCAGGAAGCTTATCTGACAAGTAATTATGCtcatataattaaatttatcattattttgGAATCTCTGGGCAGCATAACTTGTTATGGTATTGCCTGTATTggcattttaattatttctaccGGCATTTTTTTGTACATTAAGCATGGTTTGGGTGAAGAAGAAAATCAAGTTTTATTGTCAAACAAATCTAATGAAAATGATGATATTGGTACTGTTAATGAATGA
- the LOC126867852 gene encoding intraflagellar transport protein 57 homolog, with protein sequence MFRDTPKIIIEDGSSPSASYIMYVRMEDLLEKLKLLHYDIQFLPEFKIKAINRNYFVTQTNPGEQFYTFTSLAAWLIRKAGGNFKAPQESDDPNATIAIILDYLRDIHVPIEFPPNKLKQGSGEHAIYVLDNLADEALKAQKFQWKKVEISPDEPSNEPEVEDDDAELILEKVEEEMMAEYDDEDEDILHVDDITKLYGQNFNEMQKPDDILESKTNREEWQLELERVLPQLKVTVKTDSRDWRSHIEQMKQLRTNIATNLTGTKNQLDKLHIDISNTLDKVKTRESYLNRQLEPSLKEYQMLQDELSKIKEQYRDTSGGVTERTRIFNKLSEELEHVKKEMDERGSSMTDGTPLVNIKKTITKMKNEISEMNIRIGVLEYSLMCARIRDRTQLQEDMNNPNATTIT encoded by the exons ATGTTTCGAGACACTCCAAAGATTATTATAGAAGATGGATCTTCTCCATCTGCTTCTTATATTATGTATGTTAGAATGGaagacttattagaaaaattaaaattgttacattatgatattcaatttttaccagaatttaaaataaaggCCATAAATAG GAATTATTTTGTAACACAAACAAATCCAGGAGAGCAATTTTATACATTCACATCATTAGCTGCATGGTTAATTAGGAAAGCAGGTGGGAATTTTAAAGCTCCGCAAGAATCAGATGATCCTAATGCTACAATAGCTATAATCTTGGACTATTTAAGAGATATTCATGTACCAATAGAATTTCCACCCAATAAGCTCAAACAAGGAAGTGGTGAACATGCCATTTATGTCTTAGATAACTTAGCAGATGAAGCATTGAAAGCACAAAAGTTTCAATGGAAgaa AGTAGAAATATCACCTGACGAACCAAGTAACGAACCAGAGGTAGAAGATGATGATGCAGAATTAATTTTAGAGAAAGTAGAAGAGGAAATGATGGCTGAGTATGATGATGAGGATGAAGATATTTTACATGTTGatgatattacaaaattatatggACAGAACTTT AATGAAATGCAAAAACCTGATGATATTTTAGAATCTAAAACAAACAGAGAAGAGTGGCAACTAGAATTGGAAAGAGTTTTACCTCAACTGAAAGTAACTGTAAAGACag ATTCAAGAGACTGGAGATCACATATAGAACAAATGAAGCAATTACGTACAAATATAGCAACAAATTTAACTGGAACCAAAAATCAACTAGATAAACTACATATTGATATATCTAATACTCTAGATAAAGTAAAAACAAGAGAGTCCTATTTAAATAGGCAACTTGAACCTAGTTTGAAGGAATATCAAATGCTTCAAGATGAATTGTCGAAAATTAAGGAACAATATCGAGATACTAGTGGAGGTGTTACAGAAAGAacaagaatttttaataaattatcagAAGAATTAGAGCatgtaaagaaagaaatggatGAACGAGGATCGAGTATGACAGATGGAA cgccgcttgtaaatataaaaaagacaattactaaaatgaaaaatgaaatttccgaAATGAATATTCGAATTGGCGTATTAGAATATAGTTTAATGTGTGCAAGAATACGTGATCGCACGCAGTTGCAAGAAGATATGAATAATCCAAATGCCACCACAATAACTTAA